One genomic region from Quercus robur chromosome 4, dhQueRobu3.1, whole genome shotgun sequence encodes:
- the LOC126723839 gene encoding protein RETICULATA-RELATED 4, chloroplastic-like yields MAITFSNFSTNPFTLPSSPPHHYHRSSPQTFTITTHHFPTTTTTTSRLFTPSLITFTTFHKRPTTITHSTFNTGGGGGIGGGEGGGGGGGGGGRGGDSGNDDNDNGDKERNKEEAVMALLEAGRSVETVPKDFAAAIEAGRVPGSIVKRYFELEKSVLFRWLLQFGGFKERLLADDLFLTKVAIECGVGIFTKTAAELERRREKFTKELDFVFADVVMAIIADFMLVWLPAPTVSLRPPLAVGAGSIAKFFYGCPDNAFQVALAGTSYSFLQRIGAIVRNGAKLFVVGTGASLVGTGITNLLINARKAIDKSFAGEAEDVPVLSTSVAYGVYMAVSSNLRYQVLAGIIEQRILEPMLHQHKIILSAICFVVRTGNTFLGSLMWVDYARWTGIQKIRE; encoded by the exons atgGCAATCACTTTCTCCAACTTCTCCACCAACCCTTTCACTCTTCCCTCCTCCCCACCTCACCACTATCACCGCTCTTCACCTCAAACCTTCACCATCACAACCCACCACTTccccaccaccactaccactacTTCACGCCTCTTCACTCCTTCTCTCATTACTTTCACCACCTTTCACAAGCGTCCCACCACCATAACTCATTCCACCTTCAACACCGGCGGAGGCGGTGGCATAGGCGGtggagaaggaggaggaggaggaggaggaggaggaggaagaggtgGAGATAGTGGTAATGATGATAATGACAATGGTGACAAGGAAAGGAACAAAGAAGAGGCTGTGATGGCCTTGTTAGAGGCTGGCAGGTCAGTGGAGACTGTGCCAAAGGACTTCGCTGCGGCTATAGAGGCTGGAAGGGTACCTGGGTCGATTGTTAAGAGGTACTTTGAGCTCGAGAAGTCGGTACTGTTCCGATGGTTGCTTCAGTTTGGTGGGTTTAAGGAGCGTTTGCTTGCTGATGATCTTTTCTTGACAAAGGTTGCCATAGAGTGCGGTGTTGGCATCTTCACCAag ACTGCAGCAGAGTTGGAGAGGCGTAGAGAAAAGTTTACCAAGGAGCTAGATTTCGTTTTTGCTGATGTG GTGATGGCCATCATAGCAGATTTTATGCTTGTCTGGCTTCCTGCTCCTACTGTTTCCCTCCGCCCACCTCTTGCAGTCGGTGCTGGATCAATTGCTAAGTTTTTCTATGGCTGTCCTGACAATGCGTTTCAG GTGGCTTTGGCTGGAACATCTTATTCATTTTTACAGAGAATAGGTGCAATAGTG CGTAATGGAGCCAAACTATTTGTAGTTGGGACTGGTGCATCTTTG GTTGGTACAGGGATAACAAATTTGTTGATCAATGCACGAAAGGCTATTGATAAATCTTTCGCTGGTGAAGCAGAGGATGTGCCTGTATTATCAACCAGTGTTGCATATGGTGTTTATATGGCAGTTTCTAGTAATCTAAG GTACCAAGTTCTCGCTGGAATAATTGAACAACGAATCCTAGAGCCCATGCTGCATCAACACAAGATTATTCTGAGTGCTATTTGCTTTGTTGTTCGAACTGGCAACACATTCTTGGGGTCATTGAT GTGGGTGGATTATGCACGCTGGACTGGAATCCAAAAGATACGGGAGTAG